From the Lathyrus oleraceus cultivar Zhongwan6 chromosome 4, CAAS_Psat_ZW6_1.0, whole genome shotgun sequence genome, one window contains:
- the LOC127136547 gene encoding uncharacterized protein LOC127136547, with translation MASHTHNDKLMIHCFQDSLIGASLSWYMKLKRSHIQSWEDLANAFLKQYNYNLDMAPDRRQLQSLSQKSDESFKGYAQRWRELAAQVQPPLLDKELVDLFMDTLQSPYFERMVGNVLLDFAHLVTIGERIESALKSGRIQGASSSQASETESLSNSQKEEEDETNAVITDVRQPTTLRAPYQ, from the coding sequence ATGGCATCACATACTCACAATGACAAGCTGATGATTCACtgttttcaagacagtttgattgGAGCATCGTTGAGCTGGTATATGAAGTTGAAAAGAAGCCATATTCAGTCATGGGAAGACTTAGCCAATGCTTTTCTAAAGCAGTACAACTAtaacttggacatggctccagaccGAAGACAGCTGCAAAGCTTATCCCAAAAGAGCGACGAATCTTTCAAAGGATATGCACAGCGATGGAGAGAACTGGCAGCCCAAGTGCAACCACCACTCTTGGATAAGGAATTGGTTGACTTGTTTATGGATACCTTACAAAGTCCTTACTTTGAAAGGATGGTAGGCAATGTGTTATTAGACTTCGCCCACTTAGTGAcaattggagaacgcatcgagaGTGCCCTAAAAAGCGGAAGAATCCAAGGCGCTTCGAGCAGCCAAGCTAGCGAGACAGAATCCCTCAGCAATTCCCAAAAGGAAGAGGAGGATGAAACCAATGCAGTCATAACAGATGTCAGGCAACCAACAACGCTGAGAGCACCATACCAGTAA